A single region of the Apodemus sylvaticus chromosome 7, mApoSyl1.1, whole genome shotgun sequence genome encodes:
- the LOC127690077 gene encoding olfactory receptor 143-like codes for MQMAMENDTSVTEFVFMGLTDQPELQLPLFFVFLLNYTATVMGNLSLMILICLNSHLHTPMYYFLFNLSFIDFCYSLVCTPKMLVGFVSENSIISYTGCMTQLFFFCFFVNSECYVLTAMAYDRYVAICKPLIYAILMSPRMCSLLMIGSYLMGFASAMAHTGCMIRLSFCDSNIINHYMCEIFPLLQLSCSSTYANELVSSLIACIVVIVSGLVILTSYASILLNIVQMSSATGWSKAMGTCGSHIITVSLFYGSGLLTYVKPASAESIDQGKFFSVFYTLMVPMLNPLIYSLRNKDVKLAAKRTMKRITI; via the coding sequence ATGCAAATGGCTATGGAGAATGACACTTCTGTGACTGAGTTTGTTTTTATGGGATTAACAGACCAACCTGAGTTACAGCTGCCTTTGTTTTTTGTGTTCTTGCTGAATTATACAGCTACTGTGATGGGAAATTTGAGCTTAATGATTCTTATTTGTCTAAATTCACATCTTCACACCCCAATGTACTATTTCCTGTTCAATTTGTCCTTCATTGATTTCTGTTATTCATTGGTTTGCACCCCTAAAATGCTGGTGGGTTTTGTTTCTGAAAACAGCATCATATCTTATACAGGATGCATGACTCAGCtattctttttttgcttttttgttaatTCTGAGTGTTATGTGCTAACAGCAATGGCCTATGATCGTTATGTGGCCATATGCAAGCCCTTGATTTATGCCATCCTTATGTCTCCTAGGATGTGTTCCCTGCTAATGATTGGGTCCTACTTAATGGGATTTGCAAGTGCCATGGCTCACACTGGCTGCATGATTAGGCTCAGCTTTTGTGATTCGAACATCATCAACCATTACATGTGTGAAATCTTCCCCCTTCTCCAGCTCTCCTGTAGTAGTACCTATGCCAATGAGCTTGTGAGCTCTCTTATTGCCTGTATTGTTGTCATTGTATCTGGTCTTGTTATTTTAACGTCATATGCTTCCATCCTCTTAAATATTGTTCAGATGTCATCAGCTACAGGTTGGTCCAAAGCAATGGGTACTTGTGGTTCTCACATTATAACTGTAAGTCTATTCTATGGTTCTGGGCTGCTTACTTATGTCAAACCAGCATCTGCTGAGTCTATAGAccaggggaaatttttctcagtgttttatACTCTTATGGTCCCCATGCTGAATCCTCTTATTTACAGTCTCAGGAACAAAGATGTCAAACTTGCAGCAAAGAGAACCATGAAGAGAATCACAATCTGA
- the LOC127690078 gene encoding olfactory receptor 143-like: MPHMKQIMENNSSVSEFILMGLTDQPELQLLLFFLFLMNYTATVMGNLSLMSLIFLNSNLHTPMYFFIFNLSFIDFCYSFVFTPKMLMSFVLEKNTISFRGCMTQLFFFCFFVNSESYVLTAMAYDRYVAICQPLMYKVVMSPVICFMLMFGSYLMGFVGAMAHTGCMIRLSFCDSNIINHYMCDIFPLLQLSCSSIYVNELVSFVVVGTVITLSSLIILISYGMILFNVIHMSSGKGWSKAMGTCGSHIITVSLFYGSGLLAYVKPPSAETVGQGKIFSVFYTFLVPMLNPLIYSLRNKDVKLAVKRTMKRLTK, encoded by the coding sequence ATGCCACACATGAAGcaaataatggaaaataattcttCTGTGTCTGAGTTTATTCTTATGGGGCTGACAGACCAACCTGAGCTCCAGTTGCTCCTATTTTTTCTGTTCTTAATGAACTACACAGCCACTGTGATGGGAAACTTGAGCTTAATGAGTCTCATTTTCTTGAATTCAAACCTACATACTCCCATGTACTTTTTCATCTTCAATCTGTCCTTCATCGACTtctgttattcatttgtttttacccCCAAAATGTTGATGAGTTTTGTTTTAGAGAAGAACACCATCTCCTTCAGAGGATGCATGACTCAGctgtttttcttctgcttttttgtGAACTCTGAGAGTTATGTGCTGACAGccatggcctatgatcgctatgttGCCATCTGTCAGCCACTTATGTACAAGGTTGTTATGTCACCTGTGATATGTTTTATGCTGATGTTTGGTTCTTACTTGATGGGGTTTGTGGGGGCCATGGCTCACACAGGATGTATGATCAGGCTCAGCTTCTGTGATTCTAACATCATCAATCACTACATGTGTGAcatcttccctctcctccagcTCTCCTGCAGTAGCATCTATGTGAATGAACTTGTGAGCTTTGTTGTGGTGGGTACTGTTATCACTTTATCTAGCCTAATTATCTTAATCTCTTATGGTATGATTCTTTTCAATGTCATTCATATGTCTTCAGGTAAGGGTTGGTCCAAGGCCATGGGAACCTGTGGGTCCCACATCATAACTGTTAGCCTCTTCTATGGATCTGGGCTGCTTGCTTATGTCAAGCCACCATCTGCTGAGACTGTGGGCCAGGGGAAAATTTTCTCAGTGTTTTATACATTCTTGGTTCCCATGCTGAATCCTCTTATTTACAGTCTCAGGAACAAGGATGTCAaacttgctgtgaagagaacCATGAAGAGACTCACGAAATGA